The Flavobacteriales bacterium sequence GACTCACTTAATTGGATTTCCTCTACCCTTCCTCCAAGGCAGCAGCTCCACCCACGATCTCGAGAATTTCGTTGGTAATGGCAGCTTGACGGGCCTTGTTGTACGATAGTTTCAGTTCTTTCAATAGCTCAGAAGCGTTGTCCGTTGCTTTATGCATGGCGGTCATACGCGCACCGTGCTCAGCAGCGTGGCTGTCCAACGTTGCCTTGTAAAGCTGTGTCTTCAATGAGCGTGGGATAAGATCCAGTACAATCTCTTCCTTGGCTGGTTCGAAGATGTAATCGGTGGAAGATGTCTTCTCGCTTTTCGCTGGCGGAGCAACGGGAAGGAACTGCTCGGAAACGCATACTTGCGTGGCTGCATTCTTGAACTGGTTGTAAACCACATCCACGCGGTCGTACTCTCCAGCAACAAATGCTTCCATAATGCTTTCAGCAATTGGGGAAACGGCTTCGAAGTTCAGGTCATCATACACCGAATCAAATCGGCCTACGATCTCCAACCCTCTACGTTTCATGTAATCTCCAGACTTCTTACCGATGGTGATCACCTTCACGCTTTTACCAGCGTATGGTCCTGTGACCAACGCATTGATCGTTTTGTTGACGTTGGAGTTGAAACCACCGCAAAGACCACGGTTGGAAGAAACAGCCACGATCAACACCTTTTCAATTGGGCGCTCGGTGCTGTATGCTCCGCCCTCAGATGCATCGAGGTTGGCGCTCAGGTTCTCGAGGATCTCCTTCAGCTTTTCGGCATACGGTCGCATACGCGTGATGGCATCCTGTGCTCTGCGCAACTTGGCAGCAGACACCATCTTCATGGCAGATGTGATCTGCATGGTAGATCCAATGGATGTGATCCTTTCGCGTACTTCCTTTAATCCTGCCATTTGTGGTTATTGGTTATTGGGTTATTGGTTATTCGGGTTTAGCCTTAGTAACCATTAACGATCATTTTAATAACTCGATCAGTATTTGGCTGCGAGGTCGGCTGCAACTTTCTCCAATGTACCTGTGATCTCATCGGTCAGTTTACCTGCCTTCAGATCATCAAGAACATCTCTGTGCTTGGCATCCAAGTACTCCAAGTACTCGGTTTCGAACTCACGAACCTTGTTCACAGGAACTTTTCTCAAAAGACCTTTTGTTCCAAGGTAGATGATGGCAACTTGCTTCTCTACAGAAACCGGAGCGTACTGTCCTTGCTTCAGGATCTCCACGTTACGCTTACCTTTTTCAAGAACGTTCATGGTAGCAGCATCAAGGTCAGAACCGAACTTGGCGAATGCCTCCAGCTCACGGTACTGTGCTTGGTCAAGCTTCAAGGTACCGGCAACTTTCTTCATCGACTTGATCTGAGCCGAACCACCCACACGAGATACCGAGATACCCACGTTGATCGCTGGACGAACCCCTGAGTTGAACAGGTTAGACTCCAAGAAGATCTGTCCGTCAGTAATAGAAATTACGTTGGTCGGGATGTATGCAGATACGTCACCCGCCTGTGTTTCGATGATCGGAAGAGCGGTCAACGAACCACCACCTTTCACCTTGTCTTTCAATGATGGAGGAAGGTCGTTCATGTCCTTCGCTACGTTATCATCCGCGATCACCTTTGCAGCACGCTCAAGAAGACGGCTGTGCAGGTAGAATACGTCACCAGGATACGCCTCACGACCTGGAGGTCTTCTCAAAAGAAGCGATACCTCACGGTAAGCAACGGCCTGCTTAGAAAGGTCATCATAGATGATCAATGCTGGACGTCCCGTATCACGGAAGTACTCACCGATGGCAGCACCAGCGAAAGGAGCGTAGAACTGAAGTGGAGCTGGATCGGAAGCAGTTGCAGAAACAACCACAGTGTAAGCCATGGCACCTGCATCTTCCAATGTCTTCACGATTCCTGCAACAGTAGAACCTTTCTGACCTACGGCCACATAGATACAGAATACAGGCTGGCCTGCATCGTAGAATTCTTTCTGGTTGATGATGGTATCGATACAAACCGCAGTCTTACCGGTCTGACGGTCACCGATAACAAGCTCACGCTGACCACGACCGATTGGAATCATCGCATCAATCGCTTTGATACCAGTTTGAAGCGGCTCGTTTACTGGCTGACGGAAAACAACCCCTGGTGCCTTACGCTCCAATGGCATTTCAAATGTCTCGCCCTGAATGGCTCCTTTACCATCAATTGGCTCACCAAGTGTGTTCACTACACGTCCCAACATGCCTTCGCCCACATTGATAGAGGCGATCTGTCCGGTACGCTTTGCAGTAGAACCTTCCTTAATACCAGTTGACTCACCAAGAAGTACCGCACCAACGTTGTCTTCTTCCAAGTTCAGGATGATACCACGCGTTCCGCTTTCGAAATCGATAAGCTCACCTGCCTGTACGTTAGAAAGACCGTAAAGACGTGCAATACCGTCACCTACCTGAAGCACGGTTCCTACTTCCTGCAGTTCGGCTTCGGTTTTGTAGCCTGAGAGTTGCTCTCTTAAGATACCTGAGATCTCTGCTGGTTTGATGTCTGCCATTTTTATTGTGTTTGTATCCGCTTCGCGAATGCGATTGTTATAATTCTTTTACGTAAAAGTTCTTTCCGAATTCCTGACGCAGGCTGTTCACCTTGGCAAGGATGGATGTGTCCAACTGTTGGTCTCCGATTCGAAGCACGAACCCACCGATCAGGTCAGGATTCACTTCCTCCTGAAGCTCCACCGTTCCGCCCACTTGCTTCTGAACGATATCGAGGATGCGCTTCTTGGCATCGGCCGATAGTACCGCAGCGGAACTCACGTTTGCGGTGGTGATGTTCTTCATCTGCTTGTACTGAGCAATGAATTCCTTGGCAATTTCCAGTAGCGTTCCTTCTCTTCTCTTCTTAGTAACAAGAGTGACGAAAAGCATGGAGGCCTCACTCAAATTCTTCTCAAAGATGCTCTTCAGAATGCTCACCTTCTTTTCGGTATGCACTACAGGGCTTTTCAGCAACAGAAGGAGGTCACGGTTCTCAGAAACGGTTCCGATCAACAACTCCATGTCTTTGAGTGCCTCATCCAATTTTCCCTTCTCAGAAACCAGGTCTAAGAAAGCCTTGGCGTATCGTGATGCAACCTTACTCTCCGCCATATCAGTTCAGCTTGATGTCGTCAAGAAGGTTGTCAACCAATTGCTTCTGCTTGCTGGCATCAGCAAGTTCAGCCTTCAGGATCTTCTCGGCAATTTCTACAGAAAGTGATGCAACGTGCGTTTTGATCTCTGCCATGGCAGAAGCTTTCTCCGTTTCGATGTTCTCGCGGGCAGCGGCAACGATCTTATCGGCCTCAGCCTGCGCACCAGTTTTTGCTTCAGCGATCATCTTGTCCTTCAGCTCTCTTGCTTCTTTCAGAATCGTGTCGCGCTCTTCGCGTGCTTCCTTCAGAATGCGCTCGTTATCTGATTGAAGCTTGGCCATTTCCATCTTTGCGTTCTCCGCAGATTTCAATGCGTTGGCGATGTTCTCTTCACGCTCTTTGATCGTGTTGAGGATGGAAGGCCAAGCGAATTTTCCAAGACCGATCCAAACCACCAAAAAGGCGACAGTCATCCAAACGATCAGGCCTAATCCAGGTGTTACTAATGCCATGTTGTTTTCCTTTTAAATCGTGATCAATTGAAAGGAACCCCACCGATGCTGACCAACCGTCAGCATCGGGGTTCCTGAACCCTTGGTTCGTCTTATCGCATCAATACAACGAGAAGACAAACAATGATTCCGAAGAACGCAGCACCTTCCACAAGGGCAGCGGCAACGATCATGTTAGCACGGATGTCACCGATGGCCTCTGGCTGACGAGCCATAGACTCAAGGGCAGAACCACCGATCTTACCGATTCCGATACCAGCACCGATAGCAGCTACGCCAGCTCCGATACCTGCTCCCATGTATGCATAGGCCGCGTCCAAAAGAATTGAAATGATTTCCATTGTTTGGATTATTTAGGGTTAATTGATTACAGATTAATGATGCTCCTCAACTGCGGCACCGAAGTACAGCGCAGACAGTAGCGTGAATACATAAGCTTGTAGGAACGCTACAAGGATTTCCAAGATGTTCATGAAAATGGCAAATGCCAAAGACACGACCGAGACTCCAAATCCAGCACCCGAACCGTAAAGGTTGGCGAAGATGAAGATGAGACTCATGAACGACAAGATGATGATGTGTCCAGCTGTCATGTTGGCGAAAAGTCGTGCGCAAAGGACAATCGGTTTGATGAAAAGTCCCATCACTTCAATCGGAATCATCAACGGATAAAGCGCCACAGGAACACCTGGTGCAAAAATGTGCTTCCAGTAATATTTGTTGCCACTCACATTCGTAATGATGAATGTGATTAACGCAAGAATTCCAGTCGCGGCTAAGTTGCCTGTGATGTTGAACCCTCCGATAAATGGAATCAGGCCAAGCATGTTGGCTGTCCATATAAAGAAGAAAACCGTAAGCAAGTAGGGCATGAAGCGCTCATACTTAGGGCCGATTGAAGGCTTGGCAACCTCGTCTCGAATGAACAGGATCATCGGTTCCATGAGGGATTGAAGTCCTGTGGGAGCTTCGTTCGGATTACGAGCGTATGATTTCGCAATGCTCATGAACACCAAGAACATGATCAGAACCGTGATCAGGATTCCTGTAGCGGTCTTGGTCAAAGAAAGGTCAATGAAAGCCCCTGGTTCACCAGCGAAATAACCGCCCCAACTTTCCTCGGTATATCCCATGCTTAGCGCTTCCTCGGCATGCAATTCTTCACTTTCTGCAAACGGATTCGTTTCGCCTAAGCGATACACGTGATTGTGTTCGAGGATGTAACGGTTTTTGGCAGCATGACCGTGATGAAAAGCTGATGATAGGAATACACTCAGGCCATCATCTGTACTCAGCAGGATCATCGGAAGAGGGATGCTTACGGCATGGTTGCCAATGTCCATCAAGTGAATGTCATGCGCATCAGTTACGTGATGCATGATCATATCACCTGCGTTGAACGCTTCTGCCTCTTCTGATTTTTCGTGTCCGTGCGCTTCTTCAGCATCCGAAGCTTCCGCATCAGATTCTTCCGAAGCCCACGAGGTTCCAGACGTTAAGAAAGCAATTGAAAGGAGAACGAAGATCGGCTTAAAAGCCTTGTCAAAACTGTATTTCAGCATTACCGAAACGGGAATTAAGTACCGCTTGATTTTTCGGCCGCAAATATAGACGATACTTGTTGTAAAAACCAATGAAAATTCAGTGAATTTCCGAGGTTGAAAATGACCTGTGTAAATGGCTGTTTTTCAGTCTTTTGACTTCAGATAAGCCGTGGCCGAAATTACCTCAAGAACCGTGTAAACCACATAGAAACCGAGGAAAGCGATGACAACAGGTGTCGCGGCATCTTGAAAAATGTACACATAAATGCCCAGCGCGATCAGATAGGCAAGCATCTTCAAACCCGTAATTCCCATAAAGGAAGCTGGGAAGCGTTTCGGGTTTTCTGCAGCCGCTTTGATGGTGAAGTGATGCACCATCAAAGTGGAGCCATACATGAACAGACCCCAAAAGGAAATATGAACGGCATTGAACTCAACGGAAGAAAACTCGTTGAGCAGGAAGGTGATCGCCATTGCCAACAGATAAACGAGAAGTGCTTTTGCCGAGTACTTCATTTAGAATCTAACCGATAGTCGAAGCGATTATTCTTTGCGTCAAAATAGACCGTGGCAACTTTAATAGGTGCTTCCATATTTGAATATGCACTGATGTCAACGGCAAACTCCCACGCAGGGTTGTTGGATGTCTCGGCATCTCCCATGCTTGTGTTCATCTCAACGTATCGGTCTTTAAACCCGTCTTTCTTCACATAGATCTTGTAGGATTCATCCCGTTTTAAACGGAACTCGAACTTCCCATTCGTTTTCGTGGTCTGACGGGCCACTTCTTTGCAGTCAGGGCTTGCGGCATTCGTCTGGCACACGGTAATTTCTGCTTCGCCCACGTTTTTTGTACCGTTGATAACTTGACCTCTTACCAGGAGGTCTGAGGACTCTTGCGCATGAATCGTGTTAAACGATCCGCATGACAGCGCGAATAGAATGAGTAGCAACTTTCTCATGGTTTCATAAGGTCTTTAATGGCAAAATACATGGCCAAGATAACGCTTAAAATGGTCAGTCCGCCTGTGAACCAAGGTGTTTCGGTCTGCAAATATTTGTCGAGTTGGATTCCGCCCAAAGCTCCGGCCACAATGATGACGGCCATCTGCGTGGCCATGCTCGAATAACGGATGAACGCGTTACGCTGAGGCTGTTTTTTCCTGTCGCTGCTCTTCTCGTTGCGTTCCTGCATTGGAAGAAATGTCTTTGACCACACCGCCCATGCTGCACGAACCGGTGAACGAAGCTCCCGGCTCAATGGCCAACTTCTTCGTTACAATGTCGCCATGCACTTTGGCGGTGGCTTTCAGCGATAGAAGTTCAGAAACCACTACGTTGGCCTTGATGCTTCCTTCAATTTCCGCATTCTCGCAGCGGATCTCGCCATGCACCGAGCCGCTGGCCCCGATCACCACGCGGCCTTGGCATTCGAGGTCGCCTTTCAGCGTGCCATCGATACGCAGATTTCCCTTGGCCTTGATGCTTCCTTCAATGACCGTATCGCTATTTATATGGTTCGGCATTCCAGACCCTGAAGTACCTTTTGAACTGTCGTTTCCTGATTTGCTATTGAACATTTTTTCTTTCCCTTTGTAACTTTCCACCGCACCAAAAAGCCGTTGCTTTTTCTGACGAAGGAGGCCAAAGATAGTAATCCTTCATAAGTAGCTGTTTTTACGCATGTTGCATAAACCATCGTTAGCAGACCAACCATGGCAGATAATCCAATAAGGGAACACTTCAGAGCACAGATAGGAAAAGACGTGGCCAATACACCTCAAGGATTCAGTGAATGGCTACAGCCGAAGATGATTGAGGTGTTGGAAGACTCCATCACCATTGAGGTGAAAGTGCGGCCAGAGATGTGCAATCCTGTCGGGACGCTGCATGGTGGCATTCATTCGGCCATTTTGGATGAGGTGATCGGAATGACGGTGGCCGCCATGGGCAATGAAACGCATTTCGTTTCGCTAAACATGACGACCGATTATCTGCGTGCCGCACGAGCAGGAGAACTGATCAGAGCCACCAGCCAGATCGTCAAAAAAGGGAGAACCGCCATTCATCTGATCGGACAGATCACCAATGCTGAAGGGAAAGAACTATCTCGGGCAACCCAGAATATGGTTACCACAGGTGCGCCAATGAGAATCTGAGTTAAGTGCATCTTTGCGTAGCCCAATTGTTTTTACTAAACGAGAAAATTGAACTGGTTTCAAAGCGTTTCTGATCGAAGCAAGACGTTGCTCATATTTATGCTGGCATTTTCAGTACGCCTCATTTTGTTGCCATGGTCGCAGACGGTGCATGCCGATGCGGTGAGTCGGGTCTTTATTGCAGTAAACTGGTTGGACAACCCTCATTACATTTCGGATGGGTATTGGGGGCCGCTTCATCACTACCTTAATGCTTTATTTATCTGGCTTTTCCGAAGTTGGATTGTAGGACCTAAGATGTTGAACATTCTTCTTGCTTCCTTGACAGTTTTTCCGCTGTATGGATTTACAAAAAATGTTTTCAGGACTTCAATGGGAGCCGTTTTCGTATCACTTGTGTATGTGTTCAGCCCCATTGTTCTGAGGAACAGTTTTCAGGCACTGGCCGGTGTTTCTTATGCTTTTTTCACGGTAAGTTCCATGTATTTCCTGTCCGAAGGTTTCAGGCGGGAAGGAAATTACCGGTATGCTGCATTTGCAGGGCTCTGTATGACCTTTGCTGCTGCAACGCGCTATGAAGCATGGGTTGTAATTGCGGCATTTACGTTGGTGGGAGTGCTATCGGGAAAATGGAAATTCACCTTTGTCTTCTGGTTGTTTGCCATGATCTTTCCGGGAAGTTGGATGGTAGGGAATCAGATTCAGTTCGGAGACTTCCTCTACAGCGTCAATCAGAATGATGTCTGGAACATCAAAATGGAAGGCATAAACGATAGCGTGAGTTCCGTTGAGCGCATTCAGCGTGTACTTTTCTTTCCGATATCATTCATTCAGAATGTATCTCCACTTACCTTCTTCCTTCTTTTGTTCGGCCT is a genomic window containing:
- the atpG gene encoding ATP synthase F1 subunit gamma, whose protein sequence is MAGLKEVRERITSIGSTMQITSAMKMVSAAKLRRAQDAITRMRPYAEKLKEILENLSANLDASEGGAYSTERPIEKVLIVAVSSNRGLCGGFNSNVNKTINALVTGPYAGKSVKVITIGKKSGDYMKRRGLEIVGRFDSVYDDLNFEAVSPIAESIMEAFVAGEYDRVDVVYNQFKNAATQVCVSEQFLPVAPPAKSEKTSSTDYIFEPAKEEIVLDLIPRSLKTQLYKATLDSHAAEHGARMTAMHKATDNASELLKELKLSYNKARQAAITNEILEIVGGAAALEEG
- a CDS encoding F0F1 ATP synthase subunit alpha; this encodes MADIKPAEISGILREQLSGYKTEAELQEVGTVLQVGDGIARLYGLSNVQAGELIDFESGTRGIILNLEEDNVGAVLLGESTGIKEGSTAKRTGQIASINVGEGMLGRVVNTLGEPIDGKGAIQGETFEMPLERKAPGVVFRQPVNEPLQTGIKAIDAMIPIGRGQRELVIGDRQTGKTAVCIDTIINQKEFYDAGQPVFCIYVAVGQKGSTVAGIVKTLEDAGAMAYTVVVSATASDPAPLQFYAPFAGAAIGEYFRDTGRPALIIYDDLSKQAVAYREVSLLLRRPPGREAYPGDVFYLHSRLLERAAKVIADDNVAKDMNDLPPSLKDKVKGGGSLTALPIIETQAGDVSAYIPTNVISITDGQIFLESNLFNSGVRPAINVGISVSRVGGSAQIKSMKKVAGTLKLDQAQYRELEAFAKFGSDLDAATMNVLEKGKRNVEILKQGQYAPVSVEKQVAIIYLGTKGLLRKVPVNKVREFETEYLEYLDAKHRDVLDDLKAGKLTDEITGTLEKVAADLAAKY
- the atpH gene encoding ATP synthase F1 subunit delta; the encoded protein is MAESKVASRYAKAFLDLVSEKGKLDEALKDMELLIGTVSENRDLLLLLKSPVVHTEKKVSILKSIFEKNLSEASMLFVTLVTKKRREGTLLEIAKEFIAQYKQMKNITTANVSSAAVLSADAKKRILDIVQKQVGGTVELQEEVNPDLIGGFVLRIGDQQLDTSILAKVNSLRQEFGKNFYVKEL
- a CDS encoding F0F1 ATP synthase subunit B; this translates as MALVTPGLGLIVWMTVAFLVVWIGLGKFAWPSILNTIKEREENIANALKSAENAKMEMAKLQSDNERILKEAREERDTILKEARELKDKMIAEAKTGAQAEADKIVAAARENIETEKASAMAEIKTHVASLSVEIAEKILKAELADASKQKQLVDNLLDDIKLN
- the atpE gene encoding ATP synthase F0 subunit C, which codes for MISILLDAAYAYMGAGIGAGVAAIGAGIGIGKIGGSALESMARQPEAIGDIRANMIVAAALVEGAAFFGIIVCLLVVLMR
- the atpB gene encoding F0F1 ATP synthase subunit A, with the translated sequence MLKYSFDKAFKPIFVLLSIAFLTSGTSWASEESDAEASDAEEAHGHEKSEEAEAFNAGDMIMHHVTDAHDIHLMDIGNHAVSIPLPMILLSTDDGLSVFLSSAFHHGHAAKNRYILEHNHVYRLGETNPFAESEELHAEEALSMGYTEESWGGYFAGEPGAFIDLSLTKTATGILITVLIMFLVFMSIAKSYARNPNEAPTGLQSLMEPMILFIRDEVAKPSIGPKYERFMPYLLTVFFFIWTANMLGLIPFIGGFNITGNLAATGILALITFIITNVSGNKYYWKHIFAPGVPVALYPLMIPIEVMGLFIKPIVLCARLFANMTAGHIIILSFMSLIFIFANLYGSGAGFGVSVVSLAFAIFMNILEILVAFLQAYVFTLLSALYFGAAVEEHH
- a CDS encoding polymer-forming cytoskeletal protein, with amino-acid sequence MPNHINSDTVIEGSIKAKGNLRIDGTLKGDLECQGRVVIGASGSVHGEIRCENAEIEGSIKANVVVSELLSLKATAKVHGDIVTKKLAIEPGASFTGSCSMGGVVKDISSNAGTQREEQRQEKTASA
- a CDS encoding hotdog fold thioesterase, which gives rise to MADNPIREHFRAQIGKDVANTPQGFSEWLQPKMIEVLEDSITIEVKVRPEMCNPVGTLHGGIHSAILDEVIGMTVAAMGNETHFVSLNMTTDYLRAARAGELIRATSQIVKKGRTAIHLIGQITNAEGKELSRATQNMVTTGAPMRI